The following are encoded in a window of Roseimaritima ulvae genomic DNA:
- a CDS encoding methyl-accepting chemotaxis protein translates to MKIRTLLLISNGLTAVLVATLATIASQVGTPVGFAVAALISVATLAAACWLVSARLRHGLSRIESVLSDQEAANSIQTGLAEFDVAARKLAEDAAHWETVAANTRRQTHEMQSMMRLLKRSGESDEPMSSQLKGLLAALGQTLQGHLEQVQQGAAELEQTGQAIMDGADAQGHVVVKTTTYVEQLAAAIDSICNNANSAKQTLGCTAKTASTAVDNLQTLISGLQRVHSESQSCEKKLSGLCDPSQQISAILATITEIAAKTDMLALNASIEAIRAGEHGRGFAVVADEVRKLAEQATDATEEICSLVDTMQLVTQESIHGVAREREHLETEITRAQSTIQDMQSIRGAVDEETRSLNQIALASTQQLELMSDVVGAIEQISKIAKAARGSGESVCWTMKGLSKPSPQLSSAMERLCECGGSSDRQNRGRQPQAQASANAGSQHPNRGVPLVPVALAGTPTSSVPVE, encoded by the coding sequence TTGAAAATCCGAACACTATTATTGATTTCAAATGGGTTGACCGCGGTGCTGGTGGCGACGCTGGCCACCATCGCGTCGCAAGTCGGTACGCCTGTCGGCTTTGCCGTGGCCGCGCTGATTTCGGTCGCCACGCTGGCCGCCGCTTGCTGGTTAGTATCCGCACGCTTGCGTCATGGTTTGTCGCGTATCGAATCGGTGCTTTCCGATCAGGAAGCCGCCAACTCCATTCAAACGGGTTTGGCGGAGTTCGACGTGGCGGCTCGCAAACTGGCCGAAGACGCCGCCCATTGGGAAACCGTAGCCGCCAACACACGACGCCAAACGCACGAAATGCAGTCCATGATGCGGCTGCTGAAACGTAGCGGAGAGAGTGACGAACCCATGAGTTCGCAGCTCAAGGGCTTGTTGGCTGCGTTGGGACAGACCCTGCAAGGCCATCTTGAGCAGGTCCAACAAGGCGCGGCGGAGTTGGAACAAACCGGCCAGGCGATCATGGATGGCGCCGATGCCCAGGGCCATGTGGTCGTCAAGACCACGACCTATGTGGAGCAGTTAGCGGCGGCCATCGACAGCATTTGCAATAACGCAAACTCCGCCAAGCAAACACTCGGCTGCACCGCAAAAACAGCGTCTACCGCGGTGGACAATCTGCAAACACTGATCTCCGGATTGCAACGCGTCCACAGCGAATCGCAATCCTGCGAGAAGAAGCTGAGTGGTTTGTGCGATCCGTCACAACAGATCTCGGCGATCCTGGCAACGATTACTGAAATCGCGGCCAAGACCGATATGTTGGCGCTTAATGCATCGATCGAGGCTATCCGAGCCGGCGAGCACGGTCGGGGCTTTGCCGTCGTTGCTGACGAAGTTCGCAAATTGGCCGAGCAGGCCACGGATGCCACCGAAGAGATCTGCAGTCTGGTCGACACCATGCAACTGGTGACTCAGGAGTCGATCCATGGCGTGGCACGCGAACGCGAACACTTGGAAACGGAAATCACCCGCGCCCAGTCGACTATTCAGGACATGCAGAGCATTCGCGGAGCGGTCGATGAGGAAACGCGGTCATTGAATCAAATCGCCCTCGCGTCTACTCAACAGTTGGAACTGATGAGCGATGTAGTCGGAGCGATCGAACAGATCTCCAAGATTGCTAAAGCCGCTCGGGGCAGTGGCGAGAGCGTTTGTTGGACGATGAAGGGGCTGTCAAAACCCAGCCCTCAGCTGAGTTCGGCGATGGAGCGGTTGTGTGAGTGCGGAGGAAGCTCCGACCGACAAAATCGTGGTCGCCAACCGCAGGCACAAGCTTCGGCAAACGCTGGAAGCCAACATCCGAACCGAGGCGTACCGCTGGTGCCCGTCGCCTTGGCCGGGACGCCCACTTCCTCCGTTCCGGTCGAATGA
- a CDS encoding chemotaxis protein CheW → MNSTETAIPADLHPPGDAPAVVKYCLFRSGDSWFAIPAIAVHEIAACPALVPVPHSGPALAGMCHLRSEFNPVIALNPLLRSDEASGVRGDNQLLVIQSSSVWSLLIAEAAGIVSLETLVTPESRGDDRIQTPVIGTSMFRDHIVHVLDPGGILRLAQQTLESLWNVAGQEVAASPTHVRSQG, encoded by the coding sequence ATGAATTCGACTGAAACTGCCATTCCTGCCGACCTCCATCCGCCCGGCGATGCGCCCGCGGTGGTAAAATACTGCCTGTTTCGCAGCGGTGATAGCTGGTTCGCGATACCAGCGATCGCGGTCCATGAAATTGCGGCTTGCCCGGCGTTGGTGCCTGTACCGCATAGCGGACCAGCGCTGGCGGGAATGTGTCATTTGCGCAGTGAGTTCAATCCCGTGATCGCGCTGAATCCCCTGCTGAGAAGCGACGAGGCAAGCGGGGTGCGAGGCGATAACCAGCTGCTAGTCATTCAATCCAGCAGTGTCTGGTCGCTGCTGATCGCAGAAGCGGCAGGGATTGTGTCCTTGGAAACGCTGGTGACGCCCGAGTCTCGCGGCGACGATCGCATACAAACGCCGGTCATCGGCACCTCCATGTTTCGCGACCACATTGTGCACGTGTTGGACCCCGGAGGCATCCTCCGTTTGGCACAACAGACGCTCGAGAGCTTGTGGAACGTGGCCGGTCAGGAAGTCGCTGCATCCCCAACGCATGTGAGGAGTCAGGGTTGA
- a CDS encoding response regulator yields the protein MDQSKILVADDSGTIRTVVRRILTTAGYDVVLACDGRQAVDQCSAEQPNLVILDIQMPEMDGYAACQEILKLTDGGACLPIVFLTRDTANHLDALGSELGAYLPKPVREDKLLATVDSLLHSHAMPQAV from the coding sequence ATGGATCAGTCGAAAATCCTTGTCGCCGACGATAGCGGGACGATCCGCACCGTGGTGCGGCGAATTCTGACGACCGCCGGCTACGATGTCGTGCTGGCTTGCGACGGCAGGCAAGCCGTCGACCAATGTTCTGCGGAACAGCCCAATCTGGTGATTCTCGACATCCAGATGCCCGAGATGGATGGCTACGCCGCCTGCCAGGAAATCTTAAAGCTTACCGACGGCGGGGCTTGTCTGCCGATCGTGTTCTTGACCCGGGACACTGCCAATCACCTGGATGCCTTGGGTAGCGAACTGGGAGCCTACCTGCCCAAGCCCGTTCGGGAAGACAAGCTGTTGGCCACCGTGGACTCGCTACTTCATTCCCACGCGATGCCGCAAGCTGTGTAG
- a CDS encoding PVC-type heme-binding CxxCH protein, producing MKHLLMLLLSGITLGMFSPMDSAADAPNTKVALADGDRVVLLGDGLIEQEQYSGWIETALSAASPAKSLSFRNLGWNADTPSGASRLGLSLVQAGHEPAGESQRLLRAQLELTQPSVLIIGYGMASALESGAEGLETFRDDYQRLLDTAQDINPDVRFVLLSPLRHTDGDPPLNATLDSYTQSIAQLARKNDALFIDLSAVGNESQYRKDPIHLNEAGYRQAAIAISKAVAGDSDAWQTSANTDALRQTIIRKNVWWFHRSRPANMAYVFGFRKREQGQNAVEIPKYDALIAAEESRIEALRPLQPVELEVPEPTTKSQYAEFTPQPKPEFTVADGWEVNLWAENPQLNKPIHMNFDPQGRLWVASSEAYPMIEVGQSAPDKVLILEDTTGDGRADKSTTFADGLLIPTGLAPGDGGVYVAQSTDLLFLQDTDGDERADLRRRVLSGFGTEDTHHNLHTLLWGPDGRLYMNQSVYTRTDTETPRGVVRLKAGGGFRYDTRSMRMQTFFNGLWNPWGHQFDAGGQSFMSDGAGFDGLAWVFPGATFKPTPHARRLLPLISPGRYPKFASLEILSGPSFPRDWQGSIITCDFRANRVTRFSVSDQESGFVTAQEADLLRTATSTFRPIDVKQGPDGALYIADWSNPIINHGEVDFRDPRRDRWHGRIWRMTWKGASPQAKTNLQQLDNTALLDNLLSADRYQRDQSRRVLIERAQDDADPIRNVLASWTAAHAEPSARLQSLWMHQALNLKNVDLLDEVLAASSAEHRAAAVRVLSDWADPASDLSEPLATADAFPRYQRLVLDAHPRVRLEAVRGLDKFSGADAVQIALEALNEPLDTFLEFALAKLVDDSSASVMAAIESGTWTADDAAGAKRLEFVLSAVEPSKARSYLSKYVANNPLDANGKGPWIELIGLTGGPQTLQILLNQTVDKRFDEATTLRALRGLIEAQRLRKQRPGKQLQRIGGLLQSDSVAVRHTAMELVATWKLASLVEALEAIAIDQQTEMPSRKFAVAALRGVGGAKSADALQRILTHTKAWQLRSDAVVALAALDAGRAAPLFYEVLDDSRDEAAAVALWRGVLAMKDAGQTLAGAIPEKGISEASAQAGLRVLRDGGREEPGLLSALKPHAGEAMESEQWTKERIAAMVDQVQQSGDPHRGEAIYRREKLQCVLCHAVGGVGGQVGPDLTSLGASAPVDYIIESLFDPNAKIKEGFHSVVVATEEGQIVTGVVVESTDEELVLRNASAELVRIPVADIVLEKNGPSLMPTGVIDRLKPAEQVDLVRFLTELGKPGPFDAAKGDVARTFEWLAGTHRLEQEGPERIISGQHTAGWKRLDTLVDGSVTKSALEQRTAQYGLGTLVNIYLRTQVSVANDGDVQLNVDSPKPVAMWIDGQRVKLSDKGQTVDVKLEGGEHNVLLRLDARDIPARLRLQSKDVAFATE from the coding sequence ATGAAACATCTTCTAATGTTGCTGTTGTCCGGTATCACGCTGGGCATGTTTTCTCCGATGGACTCCGCGGCCGACGCACCGAATACAAAAGTCGCGCTGGCCGATGGCGACCGCGTGGTGTTGCTCGGCGACGGACTGATTGAACAGGAACAGTATTCCGGTTGGATCGAGACGGCCCTCTCGGCCGCGTCGCCCGCCAAGTCGTTGAGCTTTCGCAATCTCGGTTGGAATGCGGACACCCCCAGCGGGGCTTCACGCTTGGGGCTCAGTCTGGTCCAAGCCGGCCATGAACCTGCGGGAGAAAGTCAGCGACTGCTTCGAGCTCAATTGGAGCTGACACAACCATCGGTATTAATCATTGGCTACGGCATGGCCAGCGCATTGGAATCTGGCGCCGAAGGATTGGAAACGTTCCGCGACGACTACCAGCGACTGCTCGATACCGCTCAAGACATTAACCCCGACGTCCGCTTCGTTTTATTGTCACCGCTACGGCATACCGATGGGGACCCGCCGCTGAACGCCACGTTGGATTCGTACACGCAATCGATCGCCCAGTTGGCGCGGAAGAACGATGCTCTGTTTATTGATCTCTCGGCCGTGGGTAACGAATCGCAGTACCGTAAAGACCCTATTCACCTGAACGAGGCTGGTTACCGACAAGCGGCGATCGCCATTAGCAAGGCGGTGGCCGGCGACAGTGACGCCTGGCAAACCAGTGCGAACACCGACGCGTTGCGGCAAACGATCATTCGCAAAAACGTGTGGTGGTTCCATCGATCGCGTCCGGCCAACATGGCCTATGTGTTTGGTTTCCGCAAACGCGAACAGGGACAGAACGCGGTCGAAATTCCCAAATACGATGCCCTTATCGCAGCGGAAGAATCGCGGATCGAAGCCCTTCGGCCTCTGCAGCCGGTGGAGCTGGAAGTTCCCGAGCCGACAACCAAATCGCAATACGCCGAGTTTACGCCCCAGCCGAAACCGGAATTTACCGTGGCCGATGGCTGGGAAGTCAATCTTTGGGCGGAGAACCCGCAACTGAACAAGCCGATCCACATGAACTTCGATCCTCAAGGTCGGTTGTGGGTGGCCAGCAGCGAAGCCTACCCGATGATCGAAGTTGGGCAGTCGGCGCCGGACAAGGTGCTGATTCTGGAAGACACCACCGGCGACGGACGAGCGGATAAGTCGACGACGTTTGCCGATGGGTTGCTGATCCCCACCGGTTTGGCGCCCGGTGACGGTGGCGTGTACGTCGCGCAAAGCACCGATTTGCTGTTCTTGCAGGATACCGACGGCGATGAACGAGCCGACTTGCGACGTCGTGTGCTGAGCGGTTTTGGTACCGAAGACACGCACCACAACTTGCATACTTTACTGTGGGGCCCGGACGGTCGGTTATATATGAACCAATCGGTTTACACGCGTACCGATACCGAAACGCCCCGCGGCGTGGTGCGTTTGAAAGCCGGTGGCGGGTTCCGTTACGACACCCGCAGTATGCGCATGCAGACCTTCTTCAATGGACTGTGGAACCCCTGGGGGCATCAGTTCGACGCCGGGGGACAGTCGTTTATGTCGGATGGAGCGGGCTTTGATGGGCTGGCTTGGGTGTTTCCCGGTGCGACATTCAAGCCCACGCCGCATGCTCGTCGCTTATTGCCGTTGATCAGTCCCGGTCGTTACCCCAAATTCGCTTCGCTGGAAATTCTGTCTGGCCCGTCGTTTCCCCGGGATTGGCAGGGATCGATCATCACCTGTGACTTCCGCGCCAACCGAGTGACCCGCTTTAGCGTTTCGGACCAAGAATCGGGCTTTGTGACCGCGCAAGAAGCCGACTTGTTGCGGACCGCCACCAGCACCTTTCGTCCCATCGATGTCAAACAGGGCCCCGACGGCGCCCTGTATATCGCGGACTGGTCCAACCCGATTATCAACCATGGCGAAGTCGACTTCCGCGATCCGCGTCGCGATCGCTGGCATGGTCGGATTTGGCGAATGACGTGGAAAGGAGCTTCGCCGCAAGCCAAAACGAATCTGCAACAACTGGACAACACGGCTTTGTTGGACAATCTGCTTTCGGCCGATCGCTATCAGCGTGATCAGTCGCGGCGTGTGCTGATCGAAAGAGCCCAAGACGATGCGGATCCGATCCGCAATGTTCTCGCATCGTGGACCGCCGCGCATGCCGAGCCCTCGGCACGTCTGCAGTCGCTGTGGATGCACCAAGCATTGAACCTGAAAAACGTCGACTTGCTAGACGAAGTATTGGCAGCCTCATCCGCCGAACATCGCGCCGCGGCGGTCCGCGTGCTGAGCGACTGGGCGGATCCGGCGAGCGATTTGTCGGAACCTCTCGCCACCGCGGATGCGTTTCCGCGTTATCAGCGGTTGGTCCTCGACGCTCATCCGCGTGTACGTTTGGAAGCGGTTCGTGGCTTGGATAAATTCAGCGGTGCGGACGCCGTGCAAATCGCCCTGGAGGCATTGAACGAACCACTCGACACCTTCCTTGAATTCGCCCTGGCAAAACTGGTCGATGACTCTTCGGCGTCGGTGATGGCTGCCATTGAATCGGGAACCTGGACAGCCGACGATGCTGCTGGTGCGAAACGATTGGAGTTCGTGCTGTCGGCGGTGGAACCATCGAAGGCACGCAGCTACCTCAGCAAGTACGTCGCGAACAACCCCTTGGACGCCAACGGCAAGGGGCCCTGGATCGAATTGATCGGTCTCACCGGCGGTCCACAAACTTTGCAGATCTTGCTGAACCAAACGGTCGACAAACGGTTTGACGAGGCGACCACGCTGCGGGCGCTTCGCGGGCTGATCGAGGCTCAACGGTTGCGTAAGCAGCGTCCTGGGAAACAATTGCAACGTATCGGTGGCTTGCTGCAATCCGACAGCGTTGCCGTTCGGCATACGGCAATGGAGTTGGTGGCTACCTGGAAGCTGGCGTCGTTGGTGGAGGCTTTGGAAGCGATTGCCATCGACCAGCAAACCGAAATGCCGTCGCGGAAGTTCGCCGTAGCGGCTTTGCGCGGAGTCGGCGGAGCCAAGTCAGCCGATGCTCTGCAACGTATTCTCACCCACACCAAAGCTTGGCAGCTGCGGTCGGATGCCGTCGTGGCCCTGGCCGCATTGGATGCTGGCCGAGCGGCTCCGTTGTTTTATGAAGTTCTCGACGACAGCCGTGACGAAGCCGCCGCGGTGGCGCTGTGGCGGGGCGTGCTGGCGATGAAGGATGCCGGCCAGACCCTGGCGGGCGCGATTCCCGAAAAAGGCATCTCGGAAGCGTCCGCGCAAGCCGGACTGCGGGTGCTCCGCGATGGCGGTCGCGAGGAACCAGGGCTGTTGTCCGCGTTGAAACCGCACGCGGGAGAAGCGATGGAATCCGAACAGTGGACCAAAGAACGGATCGCGGCCATGGTGGACCAAGTCCAGCAGTCCGGCGATCCGCATCGCGGAGAAGCGATCTATCGTCGCGAGAAACTGCAATGTGTGTTGTGTCATGCGGTGGGCGGTGTCGGCGGACAAGTCGGACCGGATCTGACGAGTTTGGGCGCCAGTGCACCGGTCGACTATATCATCGAATCGCTGTTTGACCCCAACGCCAAAATCAAGGAAGGTTTTCACTCGGTGGTCGTGGCCACGGAAGAAGGACAGATCGTAACCGGCGTGGTCGTGGAAAGTACGGACGAAGAACTGGTGCTGCGAAACGCCAGTGCGGAACTCGTTCGCATTCCCGTAGCCGACATCGTGCTGGAAAAGAATGGACCTTCGCTGATGCCTACCGGAGTCATCGATCGCTTGAAGCCGGCGGAACAAGTCGACTTGGTTCGCTTTCTGACGGAACTCGGCAAACCGGGGCCGTTCGACGCCGCCAAGGGCGATGTCGCCCGGACCTTCGAATGGTTGGCGGGAACGCACCGGCTGGAACAAGAGGGCCCCGAACGGATTATCAGCGGCCAGCACACGGCGGGTTGGAAGCGGCTGGACACCCTGGTCGATGGTTCGGTTACCAAGTCCGCCTTGGAACAGCGAACTGCCCAGTACGGGCTGGGGACGTTGGTCAATATTTACCTGCGGACGCAGGTATCGGTCGCCAACGACGGCGATGTTCAATTGAACGTCGACAGCCCCAAACCCGTCGCCATGTGGATCGACGGCCAACGCGTGAAGCTGAGCGACAAAGGTCAAACCGTGGACGTGAAGCTGGAAGGCGGTGAGCACAACGTGCTGCTGCGGCTGGACGCCCGCGACATCCCCGCCCGGTTGCGGTTGCAATCCAAAGACGTTGCCTTCGCTACCGAATAA
- a CDS encoding DUF4153 domain-containing protein: MPEPLPHSQAEPPTDSRTPGGVSATPPTGAPGSKGPGTVEVARPLWDESPTGWREWLAVVLLVGLCDLTIYRGQGYAGYSLLFAAVPWLLVAGGWRPHFRTATWVTGSLLLLVALRLLWSGSSLAVLVGFALVPAFAMALGNRLPYVPEWCRFTARMWVAPFDRLARYHHQSLQKRASDRRPSRWMEVTLPLAALLAFGAIFVFANPSLVRYVTDTAEKIGLELQRWFDHFSMLEVLFWAVTAWLGLALVRPRFLRRLPAVDAESVVDAKVVELQPGETAAGESRLFRPYRNTLLTVVGLFAVYLVFELTTLWFREFPEGFYYAGYAHQGAAWLTIALALATATLSLIFRAEILRDPRRPVLTRLAWIWSIQNFLLALSVFNRMHIYVDFNGMTRMRTIGLFGISTVVVGFVLVLIKISRGKSFLWLVRSQLWALSFAVILYALLPVDMLVHRYNVRRVMNGDVAAAVQISVHPIDDEGYLVLWPLLNCRDPLIENGIRGMLAEKSLTVGRSQSRRRRARRGWTTYQMSEQRLGQQLEANRAELAPLLSDETARTEAIRKFHDYVYQWY; encoded by the coding sequence ATGCCCGAACCATTGCCTCACTCTCAGGCGGAACCGCCGACCGATAGCCGCACGCCGGGCGGTGTGTCCGCTACGCCGCCGACGGGAGCGCCCGGGTCGAAGGGACCGGGCACGGTGGAAGTGGCACGACCATTATGGGACGAGTCGCCGACGGGGTGGCGCGAATGGCTGGCGGTTGTGTTGTTAGTGGGTTTATGCGATCTGACAATTTATCGCGGCCAAGGATATGCCGGTTACAGCTTGTTGTTCGCGGCCGTGCCGTGGTTATTGGTGGCCGGCGGATGGCGTCCGCACTTTCGCACGGCGACTTGGGTAACGGGCAGCCTGCTGTTGCTGGTTGCCCTGCGATTGTTGTGGAGCGGTTCGTCGCTTGCCGTTTTGGTGGGGTTTGCTTTGGTACCCGCCTTTGCAATGGCGCTCGGCAATCGCTTGCCTTACGTGCCGGAGTGGTGTCGGTTTACGGCGCGGATGTGGGTCGCGCCGTTTGACCGTCTGGCCCGCTACCATCATCAGAGTCTTCAGAAGCGTGCATCCGATCGCCGGCCGAGTCGCTGGATGGAGGTGACTTTGCCGCTGGCAGCCTTGCTGGCATTCGGCGCGATCTTTGTATTCGCCAATCCTTCGTTGGTTCGGTACGTCACCGACACGGCGGAAAAGATCGGGCTGGAACTGCAACGTTGGTTCGACCACTTCTCGATGTTGGAAGTCCTGTTCTGGGCGGTTACCGCTTGGCTGGGACTGGCACTGGTGCGGCCTCGCTTTCTGCGACGGTTGCCGGCCGTCGATGCCGAGTCGGTGGTGGATGCGAAGGTCGTCGAGCTGCAACCGGGCGAGACCGCAGCAGGCGAGTCACGGTTGTTTCGTCCGTATCGCAATACGTTGTTGACCGTGGTCGGATTGTTTGCGGTGTACCTGGTGTTCGAGCTAACGACGCTGTGGTTCCGCGAATTTCCTGAAGGTTTTTATTACGCGGGCTATGCGCACCAAGGCGCCGCCTGGCTGACGATCGCATTGGCGTTAGCCACGGCAACGTTATCGTTGATCTTTCGCGCGGAGATTCTCCGCGACCCGCGACGGCCTGTGCTAACGCGTTTGGCCTGGATTTGGTCAATTCAGAATTTCCTGCTGGCGTTGTCGGTGTTCAACCGGATGCACATCTATGTGGACTTCAACGGCATGACCCGGATGCGGACGATTGGGTTGTTTGGGATTTCGACGGTGGTGGTCGGATTCGTCTTGGTGTTGATCAAAATCTCGCGAGGCAAATCGTTTTTGTGGTTGGTGCGCAGTCAATTATGGGCATTAAGTTTCGCAGTCATTTTATATGCGTTATTGCCGGTGGACATGTTGGTGCACCGCTATAACGTGCGGCGGGTGATGAACGGCGACGTGGCCGCGGCGGTGCAGATCAGCGTGCACCCGATCGACGACGAGGGTTACCTGGTCTTGTGGCCCTTGCTGAATTGTCGGGACCCTCTGATTGAAAATGGGATCCGCGGCATGCTGGCGGAGAAGAGTTTGACCGTCGGTCGCAGCCAGAGTCGGCGGCGTCGCGCTCGGCGGGGCTGGACGACTTATCAGATGTCCGAACAGCGACTGGGGCAACAGCTGGAAGCGAACCGTGCCGAATTAGCGCCGCTGCTGTCGGACGAAACGGCACGAACCGAGGCGATCCGCAAATTCCATGACTACGTCTACCAGTGGTATTAG
- a CDS encoding GspE/PulE family protein, with the protein MANANPTEGDFEEVDDAPQIEPELNPPETFAQALMEIAAEQRASDLFISDEMDATVIRMRRMGRLKVIRKLQSSYGRRLLNHFRALAGIDIADLARPADGRARFLLDGNREVDVRFGVMPTACGQDMAMRLFDHSRGLVGLDDIGFLDEERVIVERLLTAPSGLILVAGPAGCGKTNSLYAFLNHLNNGQRKIHTLEEPIEYRLPGMHQSQVNVRAGLDFADLLYGCMRQSPDVIMIGEIRDTRTADTAIRAGTGGQLVLATVHAQTAPTAVQNMLALNANRHFLADSLVGVLNQRLIRQLCPHCRVQHEMADPNNGGKQIYFQPGSCDECREEGYIGMTCLPEILEVGKIMTHAIAQGEAADELGRIAVEQGMRKLGDAAMLRITQGIVTPQDAGYVISDPRVRAIATHAPNQTDSEQADVA; encoded by the coding sequence GTGGCGAACGCAAATCCAACAGAAGGTGACTTCGAGGAAGTGGACGACGCTCCGCAGATCGAGCCGGAGTTGAATCCTCCGGAGACCTTTGCTCAAGCCCTGATGGAAATCGCGGCCGAACAACGGGCCAGTGATCTATTTATCTCTGATGAAATGGATGCCACGGTCATTCGCATGCGGCGGATGGGGCGGCTGAAGGTGATCCGCAAACTGCAAAGCTCCTACGGTCGCCGGTTGCTGAACCATTTCCGCGCCCTGGCCGGTATCGACATCGCCGACCTGGCCCGCCCCGCTGACGGTCGTGCTCGCTTTCTGCTCGATGGCAACCGCGAAGTCGATGTGCGGTTCGGCGTCATGCCAACGGCTTGCGGCCAAGACATGGCGATGCGACTGTTCGATCACAGCCGCGGTCTGGTGGGCTTGGACGACATCGGCTTCCTGGACGAAGAACGTGTGATCGTGGAACGATTGTTGACGGCGCCGAGTGGCTTGATTTTGGTGGCCGGTCCGGCGGGCTGCGGCAAAACCAACTCGCTGTACGCTTTCCTGAATCATCTCAATAACGGGCAGCGTAAAATCCATACGCTGGAAGAACCCATCGAGTATCGCTTGCCCGGCATGCATCAGTCCCAAGTCAACGTCCGCGCGGGATTGGATTTTGCCGACCTGTTGTACGGCTGCATGCGGCAGAGTCCGGACGTGATCATGATCGGTGAAATCCGCGACACTCGTACGGCCGATACCGCCATTCGCGCTGGGACTGGCGGGCAACTGGTGCTGGCCACCGTGCATGCGCAAACCGCGCCCACGGCCGTCCAGAATATGTTGGCTTTAAACGCCAACCGACATTTCCTTGCCGACAGCTTGGTCGGCGTGCTGAATCAACGCTTGATTCGTCAGTTATGTCCGCACTGCCGCGTGCAGCACGAAATGGCCGATCCCAACAATGGCGGCAAGCAAATCTATTTCCAACCCGGCAGCTGTGACGAATGTCGCGAGGAAGGCTATATCGGCATGACTTGTCTGCCCGAAATTTTGGAGGTTGGAAAAATCATGACGCATGCGATCGCGCAGGGCGAAGCAGCCGACGAATTGGGGCGAATCGCCGTCGAGCAAGGCATGCGCAAACTTGGCGATGCCGCCATGCTGCGGATCACTCAGGGTATCGTCACCCCGCAAGATGCCGGATATGTGATCAGCGATCCACGTGTGCGGGCCATCGCCACGCATGCGCCCAACCAAACCGACAGCGAACAAGCGGACGTCGCCTAA
- a CDS encoding ABC transporter substrate-binding protein, with protein MNLSGRLPLVVLCVLIAISHLGCSQHQPATGDAGEALQPVVIQLNWHAEAEHGGAYAALASELYSDAGLDVEIRPGGPATPVAADLESGRCQFAFANADDVALYRQQGAGVVAVLAAMQDHPRCILVRRDSNITDLNQLAGLTLQRQPGRPFLEFMRRRGLLDDVQEVPYTGSVAGLVTSKDIAIQAYSFAEPLLAEQQGVEVTPLMVSELGWNPYSSVLVTTDRLIAEDPQLVRKVVEATRQGWVQYLEDPQAANELILKANRQGMTAEALAYGAKQMTELAMPGGAAPETVGQMSLQRWQTLVEQLVELGLVEPENVQAEACFDSQFLSPPAAP; from the coding sequence ATGAATCTTTCCGGCCGCTTGCCGTTAGTGGTGCTGTGCGTGCTGATCGCCATCAGCCACCTGGGGTGTTCGCAACATCAACCGGCCACCGGTGACGCTGGCGAAGCGTTACAGCCGGTTGTGATTCAGCTGAATTGGCACGCGGAAGCCGAGCACGGTGGTGCCTACGCAGCCTTGGCGTCCGAGTTATATTCCGACGCCGGGCTGGATGTGGAGATTCGTCCCGGCGGTCCGGCGACACCCGTCGCGGCCGACCTGGAAAGTGGTCGCTGTCAGTTTGCGTTTGCCAATGCCGACGACGTGGCGCTGTATCGTCAACAGGGCGCCGGCGTGGTGGCGGTGTTGGCCGCCATGCAGGACCATCCCCGTTGCATCCTGGTGCGCCGCGATTCCAACATCACGGACCTGAATCAGTTGGCCGGTCTGACCCTGCAACGCCAGCCCGGTCGCCCGTTTTTGGAATTCATGCGCCGCCGCGGCTTGCTCGATGACGTTCAAGAAGTGCCCTACACCGGCTCGGTTGCGGGCTTGGTAACGTCCAAAGATATCGCCATCCAAGCCTACTCTTTTGCCGAACCGCTGCTGGCCGAACAGCAGGGCGTGGAGGTGACGCCGCTGATGGTCAGCGAGCTGGGTTGGAATCCGTACAGCAGCGTGTTGGTAACGACCGACCGCTTGATCGCCGAAGACCCGCAACTGGTTCGCAAAGTCGTCGAAGCCACTCGACAAGGTTGGGTGCAATACCTGGAAGATCCGCAGGCGGCCAACGAGCTGATCTTGAAAGCGAATCGTCAAGGCATGACGGCCGAAGCGTTGGCATACGGCGCCAAACAAATGACGGAACTAGCCATGCCCGGCGGCGCGGCTCCGGAGACCGTAGGGCAAATGAGTCTGCAGCGCTGGCAGACGCTGGTCGAGCAACTGGTGGAACTTGGATTGGTGGAACCGGAAAACGTTCAAGCCGAAGCCTGTTTCGACAGCCAGTTCCTCTCTCCCCCGGCAGCCCCGTAG